A single genomic interval of Roseomonas aeriglobus harbors:
- a CDS encoding DNA-packaging protein codes for MTAGARAGDALDLLVGRTPEEQAWVLSKMPWPEKRELTERWERHGHTGQVAPDGDWRIWLIMAGRGFGKTRAGAEWLSEKARTMPEGRFALVGGTGDDVCRVMIEGAAGLLSVARDDEAVIWRRDRGEIEFASGAKAFVYSAAAPESLRGPEHHLAWCDELAKWRHGTAKAAWDNLRMGLRLGDHPQVLVTTTPKPGALLRAIEREAAATKSVMRGTTRDNVHLPPSFVAAMLSEYGGTRLGRQELDGELIDDVEGALWSRGRLEACRVKRRRARVVRVVVGVDPPAGSEGDACGIVAVALGADGIGYVVEDASVAGASPEGWAAAVAGCALRHKADRVVAEKNQGGDMVKSVLLAADTRLPLKLVHASRGKVTRAEPVATLYERGRMRHVGAFPALEDELCGLLAGGAYEGPGRSPDRADALVWAVTELMLGRRAVAGVRGL; via the coding sequence GTGACCGCTGGCGCGCGAGCCGGCGATGCGCTGGACCTGTTGGTCGGGCGGACACCCGAGGAGCAGGCCTGGGTCCTGAGCAAGATGCCCTGGCCGGAGAAGCGGGAACTGACGGAACGCTGGGAGCGGCACGGTCACACCGGGCAGGTCGCGCCGGATGGCGATTGGCGGATCTGGCTGATCATGGCCGGTCGCGGCTTTGGCAAGACGCGGGCGGGCGCGGAATGGTTGAGCGAGAAGGCGCGCACGATGCCCGAGGGGCGGTTCGCGCTGGTTGGCGGCACCGGAGACGATGTGTGCCGCGTCATGATCGAAGGCGCGGCCGGCCTGTTGTCGGTCGCCCGCGATGACGAAGCCGTCATCTGGCGCCGTGATCGCGGCGAAATCGAATTCGCCTCCGGCGCCAAGGCCTTCGTCTATTCCGCCGCTGCGCCCGAAAGCCTGCGCGGGCCGGAGCATCATCTGGCGTGGTGCGACGAGCTGGCGAAATGGCGGCATGGCACGGCCAAGGCGGCGTGGGACAATCTTCGGATGGGTCTGCGGCTGGGCGACCACCCCCAGGTGCTGGTGACGACGACGCCGAAACCGGGGGCGCTGCTGCGCGCGATCGAGCGGGAGGCGGCGGCGACGAAAAGCGTCATGCGGGGGACGACGCGGGACAACGTACACCTGCCGCCAAGTTTCGTCGCGGCGATGCTCAGCGAATATGGCGGCACGCGGCTGGGGCGGCAGGAGCTGGACGGCGAACTGATCGACGATGTCGAGGGGGCGTTGTGGTCGCGGGGGCGGCTGGAGGCGTGTCGGGTCAAGCGGCGGCGGGCGCGGGTCGTGCGTGTCGTCGTCGGGGTCGATCCGCCGGCGGGGTCGGAGGGCGATGCCTGCGGGATCGTCGCGGTGGCGCTGGGGGCGGACGGCATCGGGTATGTCGTCGAGGATGCGAGCGTGGCCGGCGCGTCGCCCGAGGGCTGGGCCGCGGCAGTGGCAGGCTGCGCCCTGCGACACAAGGCCGACCGCGTCGTCGCCGAGAAGAACCAGGGCGGCGACATGGTGAAGAGCGTGCTGCTGGCCGCCGATACGCGCCTGCCGCTGAAGCTGGTCCACGCCAGCCGCGGCAAGGTGACGCGCGCCGAGCCGGTCGCGACGCTCTACGAACGCGGGCGGATGCGGCATGTCGGCGCGTTTCCGGCGCTGGAGGACGAACTGTGCGGTCTGCTGGCCGGCGGGGCGTATGAAGGGCCGGGTCGGTCGCCGGATCGCGCGGACGCGCTGGTGTGGGCGGTGACGGAGCTGATGCTCGGGCGGCGTGCGGTCGCGGGGGTGCGGGGGTTGTAG
- a CDS encoding DUF4375 domain-containing protein, with translation MTKIPCAGCGALILPTTAESTGGLCMACKKGIRGSMADARAYHQRRKVYDPMRALWESLVARSEADSDLRSWQDHEKIYFAVSLLEGEVYNGGFDQYFHNSASDYYPLAVQGLKTVGALQSLQIVQAAADVLFGLDRPPTDQALRWRVLNSRTQNVSEIVSRHLITARLEHLDQQFCRDPDHLPDRLTAFANATGLVAPFELDPG, from the coding sequence ATGACGAAGATACCCTGTGCTGGCTGTGGTGCGCTGATTCTGCCGACGACGGCCGAAAGCACCGGCGGCCTCTGCATGGCCTGTAAGAAGGGTATCAGGGGATCTATGGCTGACGCCCGCGCCTATCATCAGCGCCGGAAGGTCTATGATCCGATGCGGGCTCTTTGGGAGTCGCTGGTTGCACGTAGCGAAGCCGATTCCGATCTTCGCTCCTGGCAAGACCACGAAAAAATCTATTTCGCCGTGTCTCTGCTTGAAGGGGAAGTCTACAACGGCGGCTTCGACCAGTATTTTCACAACAGTGCATCAGATTATTATCCGCTCGCCGTCCAAGGCCTCAAAACAGTTGGCGCGCTGCAATCGCTGCAGATCGTTCAGGCCGCTGCCGATGTGCTATTCGGCCTAGATAGACCACCAACGGATCAGGCATTGCGTTGGCGAGTCCTTAATTCACGGACGCAAAACGTGTCCGAGATCGTGTCACGGCATCTCATCACTGCGCGACTGGAACATTTGGATCAGCAGTTCTGCCGGGACCCGGACCATTTGCCCGATCGCCTGACCGCTTTTGCGAATGCGACCGGGCTGGTCGCGCCGTTTGAGCTTGATCCGGGCTGA
- a CDS encoding helix-turn-helix transcriptional regulator, whose translation MITAIREVRRAKGMTLDDVARACVPPTTAQTIGRLETGTRTVSVGWLNRIAAALGVTASDLVTLPDRPDVAVAALLGPDGATAPKRPATAAAPVPAGSMVAVRVTGGVGDYRTGDEIWCDRLDPQAFARALNRDVLVPRPAGRYLFARLIGREGDKLHLLPLGAGTRQQVVSDPPWIAAAVTLIRKL comes from the coding sequence ATGATCACCGCCATCCGCGAAGTCCGCCGTGCCAAGGGCATGACGCTCGACGATGTCGCCCGCGCCTGCGTGCCGCCGACGACTGCGCAGACGATCGGCCGGCTGGAGACGGGCACGCGCACCGTCTCGGTCGGGTGGCTGAACCGCATCGCCGCGGCGCTGGGTGTAACGGCCAGCGACCTCGTCACCCTGCCCGACCGACCCGACGTCGCGGTCGCTGCGCTGCTCGGACCCGATGGCGCGACCGCGCCGAAAAGGCCCGCGACCGCCGCCGCCCCCGTGCCGGCCGGATCGATGGTTGCAGTGCGCGTGACCGGGGGGGTCGGCGATTACCGCACCGGCGACGAGATCTGGTGCGACCGCCTCGACCCGCAAGCCTTCGCCCGCGCCCTCAACCGCGACGTGCTGGTCCCGCGCCCGGCGGGCCGCTATCTGTTCGCCCGGCTGATCGGTCGCGAGGGCGATAAGCTTCATCTGCTCCCGCTGGGGGCGGGTACTCGACAACAGGTGGTCAGCGATCCGCCGTGGATCGCTGCCGCCGTCACCTTGATTCGAAAGCTCTGA
- a CDS encoding DUF3168 domain-containing protein: MSGATAAARTALATLLRADPVLAATLNGVVEGPAVRASTPYAEIGEAVAGDWGTKDRAGRELRLAVILRDAAETSTRIGTLVTAVEAAVPGLSRDLPGWRVASIAFLRSRIAGDGPGRWIAAVEFRVRMLATG, encoded by the coding sequence GTGAGCGGGGCGACGGCGGCGGCGCGGACCGCGCTGGCGACACTGCTGCGCGCCGATCCGGTGCTCGCGGCGACGCTGAACGGCGTAGTCGAGGGGCCCGCGGTGCGCGCTTCCACACCCTATGCCGAGATTGGCGAGGCGGTCGCAGGCGACTGGGGAACGAAGGACCGCGCCGGCCGCGAGCTGCGACTGGCGGTGATCCTGCGCGACGCGGCCGAGACGAGCACGCGGATCGGCACGCTGGTCACCGCGGTCGAGGCGGCGGTGCCGGGGCTGTCGCGCGATCTGCCCGGATGGCGGGTGGCGAGCATCGCCTTCCTGCGCAGCCGCATCGCCGGGGATGGACCAGGGCGGTGGATCGCGGCGGTCGAGTTTCGGGTGCGGATGCTGGCGACTGGGTGA
- a CDS encoding HK97 family phage prohead protease: protein MAAVGFAGYAAVFDAPDRGGDVIRRGAFAGAGTVPLLWQHRGRPVGSVTVAEDARGLRAIGSVDDPELARLVAAGAVDGLSIGYRTLEARHGVRRELRRVALLEVSLVAQPMQPLARVHAVSD, encoded by the coding sequence ATGGCTGCGGTAGGGTTCGCGGGCTACGCGGCGGTGTTCGATGCGCCGGATCGCGGGGGCGATGTCATTCGACGGGGGGCGTTCGCGGGGGCGGGGACGGTGCCCTTGCTGTGGCAGCATCGCGGGCGCCCGGTCGGGTCGGTGACGGTCGCGGAGGATGCGCGGGGGCTGCGGGCGATCGGGTCGGTCGACGATCCCGAGCTTGCCCGGCTGGTCGCGGCGGGCGCGGTGGACGGGCTGTCGATCGGATACCGCACGCTGGAGGCGCGGCATGGCGTGCGGCGGGAACTCAGGCGTGTGGCGCTCCTCGAGGTGAGCCTGGTCGCGCAGCCGATGCAGCCGCTCGCACGGGTGCATGCCGTGTCGGACTGA
- a CDS encoding phage portal protein, protein MKLFGRKSGRDASRPALARGASGGAIGEWPTSYEAQVRSGYAANPVAQRAVRLVAESVGWAPLTASDPALATLVTARSGGQALLEVVAAQLLLHGNAYVQLIGDGQGGVGELYALRPERVTIEADASGWPVAFRYRVGERAVRLSVEEVVHLKAFHPLDDHYGLGCLGAAAGAVAIHNAATRWNKALLDNAARPSGALVYEPGDGAALSAEQFDRLRAEMDAGFAGAANAGRPMLLEGGLKWQAMSLTPADMDFVGLKAAAAREIALAFGVPPMLLGLPGDATYANYREANRALWRLAVLPLAGTILSGLGQGLRPWFADAAVAVDVDKVPALAEDRASAWASVTAADFLSVEEKRAMLGIGA, encoded by the coding sequence ATGAAATTGTTCGGGCGAAAGTCCGGGCGCGATGCGTCGCGTCCGGCGTTGGCGCGTGGGGCTTCGGGCGGCGCGATCGGTGAATGGCCGACGAGTTACGAGGCGCAGGTGCGCAGCGGCTATGCGGCGAACCCGGTGGCGCAGCGGGCGGTGCGGCTGGTGGCGGAGAGCGTCGGATGGGCGCCCCTGACCGCGTCCGACCCCGCGCTGGCGACGCTCGTCACCGCGCGATCGGGCGGGCAGGCGTTGCTGGAGGTGGTGGCGGCGCAATTGCTGTTGCACGGCAATGCGTATGTCCAGCTGATCGGGGACGGGCAGGGGGGCGTCGGCGAGCTCTATGCGTTGCGCCCCGAGCGGGTGACGATCGAGGCGGACGCCAGCGGCTGGCCGGTCGCGTTCCGCTACCGCGTCGGCGAACGCGCCGTGCGGTTGTCGGTCGAGGAGGTGGTGCACCTGAAGGCGTTCCACCCGCTCGACGACCATTATGGCCTTGGGTGTCTGGGCGCGGCGGCCGGCGCGGTCGCGATCCACAATGCGGCGACGCGGTGGAACAAGGCGCTGCTCGACAATGCCGCGCGGCCGTCCGGTGCGCTGGTCTATGAGCCCGGCGATGGCGCCGCGCTGTCGGCGGAGCAGTTCGACCGGTTGCGCGCCGAGATGGATGCAGGGTTCGCAGGCGCGGCCAATGCCGGGCGGCCGATGCTGCTGGAGGGCGGCCTGAAATGGCAGGCGATGAGCCTGACGCCCGCCGACATGGACTTCGTCGGGCTGAAGGCGGCGGCGGCGCGGGAAATCGCGCTGGCGTTCGGCGTGCCGCCGATGCTGCTGGGGCTGCCCGGTGACGCGACCTACGCCAATTACCGCGAGGCGAACCGGGCGTTGTGGCGGCTGGCGGTGCTGCCGCTGGCGGGGACGATCCTGTCGGGCCTGGGTCAGGGGCTGCGGCCATGGTTCGCCGATGCCGCGGTGGCGGTCGACGTCGACAAGGTGCCGGCGCTGGCGGAGGACCGGGCGAGCGCCTGGGCGTCGGTGACCGCGGCGGACTTTCTGAGCGTGGAGGAGAAGCGCGCGATGCTGGGGATCGGGGCATGA
- a CDS encoding phage major tail protein, TP901-1 family: MAAEKGSAFLLKVGDGASPPAFATVAGLRTTQLSINGEMVAITSKDSGGWRELLSGAGVRSVSVSGAGVFTGSAAEARLKTSALSGRIDDYRLAFESGETMTGRFLLTRLDYAGDFNGERTYTLALESSGAVVAA, encoded by the coding sequence ATGGCGGCGGAGAAGGGAAGTGCGTTCCTGTTGAAGGTCGGCGACGGGGCGAGCCCGCCCGCGTTCGCGACGGTGGCGGGGCTGCGGACGACGCAGCTGAGCATCAACGGCGAGATGGTGGCGATCACCAGCAAGGATTCGGGCGGCTGGCGCGAATTGCTGTCCGGGGCGGGGGTGCGGTCGGTCAGCGTGTCGGGCGCCGGCGTGTTCACCGGCAGCGCGGCGGAGGCGCGGTTGAAGACGTCCGCGCTGTCGGGGCGCATCGACGATTATCGGCTGGCGTTCGAAAGCGGCGAGACGATGACCGGGCGGTTCCTGCTGACCCGGCTGGACTATGCCGGCGACTTCAACGGGGAGCGGACCTACACGCTGGCGCTCGAAAGCTCGGGCGCGGTGGTGGCGGCATGA
- a CDS encoding phage gp6-like head-tail connector protein, protein MTVDETKAYLRLETTQDDALIAGLVASARGLCEAFLGQRLIRSELTETVPADGVWHRLAAAPVATITQVGAPALPLGVYAIDIDPVGEGWVRVTGGGAVPVTYRAGIAEDEAGVPAAIAQGVVRLAAHLYVDRADASAPPAAVAALWRPFRRLRLSATVRA, encoded by the coding sequence ATGACCGTCGACGAGACGAAAGCGTATCTGCGCCTGGAGACGACGCAGGACGACGCGCTGATCGCCGGGCTGGTCGCGAGTGCGCGGGGGCTGTGCGAGGCGTTCCTGGGCCAGCGGCTGATCCGCAGCGAGTTGACCGAAACGGTTCCGGCCGATGGCGTCTGGCACCGGTTGGCGGCGGCACCGGTTGCGACGATCACACAGGTCGGCGCGCCGGCGCTGCCGCTGGGCGTCTATGCGATCGACATCGATCCGGTAGGCGAGGGGTGGGTGCGGGTGACCGGCGGCGGGGCGGTGCCGGTCACGTACCGCGCGGGGATCGCCGAGGATGAGGCCGGCGTGCCGGCGGCGATCGCGCAAGGTGTCGTGCGACTGGCGGCGCACCTCTATGTCGACCGCGCGGATGCGAGCGCCCCGCCCGCGGCGGTCGCGGCGCTGTGGCGGCCGTTCCGGCGGCTGCGCCTGTCCGCGACGGTGCGGGCATGA
- a CDS encoding endonuclease/exonuclease/phosphatase family protein, with protein sequence MIRRCLAPLLASLLAFAAMPAAAQALKVMTFNVRLPMESDGANRWEARRDLAARTIARSGAAVIGTQELFQRQGDDLIARLPGYRWFGIDRRGGHADEHMGVLYDTRRLTLVDSGDFWLSDTPDVSGSISWGHPLPRMVTWGIFERKRDKRRFRLLNTHFPYRAEDEAAREKGAKLIVAKLDTLPGADLPTVLTGDFNTVPESATHRALAARLSDAWTAAKRRAGPDKTFHGFKGTPDRRIDWIFTRGFTVTRVQTLTDHQGVVWASDHFPVVTDLRFAK encoded by the coding sequence ATGATCCGCCGCTGCCTTGCCCCGCTGCTCGCGTCCCTCCTCGCATTCGCGGCCATGCCCGCCGCCGCGCAGGCGCTGAAGGTGATGACCTTCAACGTCCGACTGCCGATGGAATCGGACGGCGCCAACCGCTGGGAAGCCCGCCGCGATCTTGCCGCGCGTACCATCGCGCGCAGTGGCGCCGCGGTGATCGGGACACAGGAGCTGTTTCAGCGCCAGGGCGACGACCTGATCGCGCGCCTGCCCGGATACAGATGGTTCGGCATCGACCGCCGCGGCGGACATGCCGACGAACATATGGGCGTCCTCTACGACACCCGGCGACTGACGCTGGTCGACAGCGGCGACTTCTGGCTGTCCGACACGCCCGACGTGTCCGGATCGATCAGCTGGGGCCACCCATTGCCGCGGATGGTCACCTGGGGCATTTTCGAACGCAAGCGCGACAAGCGTCGCTTCCGCCTGCTCAACACGCATTTTCCCTATCGCGCGGAGGACGAGGCGGCGCGCGAAAAGGGGGCGAAGCTGATCGTCGCGAAGCTTGACACGCTGCCGGGCGCCGACCTGCCGACCGTTCTGACGGGCGACTTCAACACAGTCCCCGAAAGTGCCACGCACCGCGCCCTCGCTGCCCGGCTGAGCGATGCCTGGACGGCAGCCAAACGGCGCGCCGGACCGGACAAGACCTTCCACGGTTTCAAGGGCACGCCCGATCGACGGATCGACTGGATCTTCACGCGGGGGTTCACGGTAACGCGGGTGCAGACGCTGACCGATCACCAGGGCGTGGTCTGGGCGTCGGATCACTTCCCGGTGGTCACGGATTTGCGGTTCGCGAAATAA
- a CDS encoding phage major capsid protein: MSGTDLAASFAAVEGLGVAGARPLLSGGSAPRGGFASFVRSGSVVEMKALSGTSDAAGGYAVPREIDAAIDATLASISPIRAIANIVKVGSAGYRKLVTSGGTPSGWSGETGGRPETATPTFNEIAPPMGELYANPAASQAMLDDASFDVEEWLAGEIATEFARAEGAAFVSGNGANRPKGFLSSAVATTGDAARAFGTLQYLPTGAAGAFAANPEERLIDLVQSLRAPYRQGASFVMNSATLARLRKFKTSDGQFLWAPSLAAGQPATLLGYPVVEAEDMPDIAANSLSIAFGNFKAGYLIAERTETQILRDPYSNKPFVHFYATKRVGGAVSNSEAIKVLRFSAN, encoded by the coding sequence ATGAGTGGGACCGATCTGGCGGCGAGCTTTGCCGCGGTGGAAGGGCTGGGCGTGGCGGGCGCGCGGCCGCTGTTGAGCGGGGGAAGTGCGCCGCGCGGCGGTTTTGCGAGCTTCGTGCGGTCGGGCAGCGTCGTCGAGATGAAGGCGCTGTCCGGGACCAGCGATGCTGCAGGCGGCTATGCGGTGCCGCGCGAGATCGATGCGGCGATCGACGCGACCTTGGCGAGCATCTCGCCGATCCGCGCCATTGCGAACATCGTTAAGGTCGGCAGCGCCGGATATCGCAAGCTGGTGACCAGCGGCGGCACGCCGTCGGGCTGGTCGGGGGAGACGGGCGGCCGGCCGGAAACGGCGACGCCGACCTTCAACGAGATCGCACCGCCGATGGGCGAGCTCTACGCCAATCCGGCGGCGAGCCAGGCGATGCTCGATGACGCGAGCTTCGACGTCGAGGAGTGGCTGGCAGGCGAGATCGCGACCGAATTCGCGCGCGCCGAAGGGGCGGCATTCGTGTCGGGTAACGGGGCGAACCGGCCGAAGGGCTTCCTGAGCAGCGCGGTCGCGACGACGGGCGATGCCGCGCGGGCATTCGGGACGCTGCAATATCTGCCGACCGGAGCGGCGGGGGCGTTTGCGGCGAACCCGGAGGAACGGCTCATCGATCTCGTCCAATCCTTGCGTGCGCCGTACCGGCAGGGGGCGAGCTTCGTGATGAATTCGGCGACGCTGGCGCGCCTCCGCAAGTTCAAGACGAGCGACGGCCAGTTCCTGTGGGCGCCGAGCCTGGCGGCGGGGCAGCCGGCGACTCTGCTCGGCTATCCGGTGGTCGAGGCCGAGGACATGCCCGACATTGCCGCCAACAGCCTGTCGATCGCGTTCGGCAACTTCAAGGCGGGCTATCTGATCGCCGAGCGCACCGAGACGCAGATCCTGCGCGATCCGTACAGCAACAAGCCGTTCGTGCATTTCTATGCGACGAAGCGGGTGGGCGGGGCCGTCAGCAACAGCGAGGCGATCAAGGTTTTGCGGTTCTCCGCCAACTGA
- the dapF gene encoding diaminopimelate epimerase: MRFAFTKCHGSGNDFPLIDARVIDLSDAEWARVAIALANRDGPVGGDGILLLTAGAGDTDFGMRMFNSDGSEAETCLNGLRCTARAGFEALGIEAARVRLKVSRAEVAHVADILPGVYGVETRAGPAATDPAAVGVRIAMPAIDAFIPGLPSSRAFTAVAMPNPHLVTFVERIDEAELVALGSWCEARPELLVDRANVSFVEVRGDDLFVRTHERGVGLTDACGSAMAASTFAAGLTGRVPFGTWTTVFNPGGRVRARAEAPADGAMVTIQGNATFEWDGAVDVDLASGVASGLVVTRRREDEVAAWARVLDEGATSE, encoded by the coding sequence ATGCGCTTCGCCTTCACCAAATGCCACGGCAGCGGCAACGACTTCCCGTTGATCGACGCGCGCGTGATCGATCTGAGCGATGCCGAATGGGCGCGGGTTGCGATTGCACTGGCGAACCGCGACGGGCCGGTCGGGGGCGACGGAATCCTGTTGCTGACCGCCGGCGCGGGCGACACCGATTTCGGCATGCGGATGTTCAATTCGGACGGCAGCGAGGCGGAGACCTGCCTGAACGGGCTGCGCTGTACCGCGCGCGCAGGCTTCGAGGCGCTGGGGATCGAGGCGGCGCGGGTACGACTGAAGGTGTCGCGGGCCGAAGTCGCGCATGTCGCGGACATCCTGCCCGGCGTTTACGGTGTCGAGACGCGTGCGGGGCCGGCGGCGACCGACCCGGCGGCGGTCGGCGTGCGCATCGCGATGCCGGCGATCGACGCGTTTATTCCGGGCCTGCCGAGTTCGCGTGCCTTTACCGCGGTCGCGATGCCGAACCCGCATCTGGTGACGTTCGTGGAGCGGATCGACGAGGCGGAGCTGGTGGCGCTGGGCAGCTGGTGCGAAGCGCGGCCGGAGCTGCTGGTCGACCGCGCGAACGTGTCGTTCGTCGAGGTGCGCGGAGACGACCTGTTCGTGCGCACGCACGAGCGCGGCGTCGGGCTGACCGATGCGTGCGGCAGCGCGATGGCGGCATCGACCTTTGCCGCCGGGCTGACGGGGCGGGTGCCGTTCGGGACGTGGACGACGGTGTTCAACCCCGGCGGCCGGGTGCGTGCGCGAGCGGAGGCGCCGGCGGATGGCGCGATGGTGACGATCCAGGGCAATGCGACGTTCGAGTGGGACGGCGCGGTCGATGTCGACCTGGCGAGTGGAGTGGCGTCGGGGTTGGTCGTGACGCGGCGGCGAGAGGATGAAGTGGCGGCTTGGGCGCGGGTTCTGGATGAAGGAGCGACCTCGGAATAG
- a CDS encoding DUF2339 domain-containing protein: protein MDVTALLAIAMIAIVAAGWQRLRRLEGEVARLRERLDGAPPEPALRPDYAADVAAYTAPERRPPAVAVHATPPDSLPPPADPDYWSPPPEPAPEPAPDRPTFESLVGGRLPIWVGGAALVVAGFFLVRYSIESGLLGPTVRVVLAALFSILLVAGGELAGRLPAVRDDARVGQALTGAGIASAYGTLYIAVAQYALVGPVAGFALTVIVTALALGLSLRQGPPTAVMALIGGFAAPLVAGVSEGQLGALLGYLGVFIAALFALAAYRGWAWLALAAIGAGFAWANLLVVLLWGTHVAGVAAFVVALAVAGTMALPRTGIASAWLRVLPLVAGLVQLILFAPSLDYDATAWSFYLVLAAAAVVLAWREAVLLPAAIAAAALVAVLIAAGLSAPERSATPVAAIVATLLFGASGLALSRRARGWSAVALLGLGAPVLLTHALAPALLPDIGWTGLELVLAAASAVLAWRHRDRVDARDLGLVGGTALATTLAATGLATLVGPSWAPTALAVVLAALGVWAQRLGDRDVVRLPILLLAAIALLAVATLGQWALLLAQSLIGEELTHPLLPPLVDVMTMAALPVLVAAALFRLPAVYAPHRATVAAALAVVATFVLYSLAKQPLAIADASDFARLGFHERAAITLAIAAAGVAVRLKTPLQRTGATLVVLAIGRFVWFDLFLLSPLHTPQSVGAIPLLNTAVLLPALLAFAARMMAWRKTMLALTLVAVVAAVRQATHGALLTGPLGSGENWLYSAALLGLAIVWLWRGLATHDRTTRIAALGLLTAATVKVFLIDVAALGGLLRILSFLGLGLALIGIGWTYNRVIAQPKAEPPQPSS from the coding sequence GTGGACGTCACCGCCCTCCTTGCCATCGCTATGATCGCGATCGTCGCCGCCGGCTGGCAGCGGCTGCGGCGGCTGGAGGGGGAAGTCGCCCGTCTCCGCGAGCGGCTCGACGGCGCGCCGCCCGAACCCGCGCTGCGCCCGGATTACGCTGCCGACGTGGCAGCCTACACTGCGCCCGAGCGCCGTCCACCGGCGGTCGCGGTGCATGCGACACCACCGGATAGCCTGCCCCCGCCGGCCGACCCCGACTATTGGTCGCCCCCACCCGAACCGGCGCCCGAACCCGCCCCCGACCGCCCGACCTTCGAAAGCCTCGTCGGCGGGCGCCTGCCGATCTGGGTCGGTGGCGCGGCCCTGGTCGTCGCGGGCTTCTTCCTGGTGCGGTATTCGATCGAAAGCGGCTTGCTTGGCCCGACGGTCCGCGTCGTCCTCGCCGCGCTGTTCTCGATCCTGCTGGTCGCGGGCGGAGAACTCGCCGGGCGTCTGCCCGCCGTCCGCGACGACGCCCGCGTCGGCCAGGCGCTGACCGGGGCGGGGATCGCCAGCGCTTACGGCACGCTCTACATCGCGGTCGCGCAATATGCACTGGTCGGGCCCGTCGCCGGCTTCGCGCTGACGGTGATCGTCACCGCGCTCGCGCTTGGCCTGTCGCTCCGTCAGGGGCCGCCGACCGCGGTGATGGCGCTCATCGGCGGATTCGCCGCGCCCCTCGTCGCCGGCGTGTCGGAGGGCCAGCTGGGCGCGCTGCTCGGCTATCTCGGCGTGTTCATCGCCGCGCTGTTCGCGCTTGCGGCCTATCGCGGCTGGGCGTGGCTGGCGCTGGCAGCGATCGGCGCAGGGTTCGCCTGGGCCAATCTGCTCGTCGTGCTGCTGTGGGGCACCCATGTCGCGGGCGTGGCGGCGTTCGTCGTCGCGCTTGCGGTCGCCGGCACGATGGCGTTGCCGCGCACCGGGATCGCGAGCGCATGGCTGCGTGTCCTGCCGCTCGTCGCCGGGCTGGTCCAGCTGATCCTGTTCGCGCCGTCGCTCGATTACGACGCGACCGCCTGGAGCTTCTACCTCGTCCTCGCCGCCGCCGCCGTCGTGCTGGCGTGGCGCGAGGCGGTTCTGCTTCCCGCCGCCATCGCCGCCGCAGCGCTCGTCGCCGTGCTGATCGCCGCCGGCCTGTCCGCGCCCGAGCGTAGCGCGACGCCGGTCGCGGCGATCGTTGCGACGCTGCTGTTCGGCGCGAGCGGCCTTGCCCTGTCGCGACGCGCGCGCGGGTGGAGCGCCGTCGCCCTGCTCGGCCTTGGGGCGCCGGTACTCCTGACCCACGCGCTTGCCCCGGCCCTGCTGCCGGATATCGGCTGGACCGGCCTCGAGCTCGTGCTGGCCGCGGCGAGCGCGGTCCTCGCCTGGCGACACCGCGACCGCGTGGACGCACGCGACCTGGGGCTGGTCGGCGGCACCGCACTCGCCACGACGCTTGCCGCGACCGGTCTGGCAACGCTGGTCGGGCCGAGCTGGGCACCGACCGCGCTTGCCGTGGTGCTCGCCGCGCTCGGCGTGTGGGCGCAGCGGCTGGGCGACCGCGATGTGGTGCGCCTGCCGATCCTGCTGCTCGCGGCGATCGCGCTGCTCGCCGTCGCCACGCTCGGGCAATGGGCGCTGCTCCTCGCGCAGAGCCTGATCGGGGAGGAGCTGACCCATCCCCTGTTGCCGCCGCTCGTCGATGTCATGACGATGGCCGCGCTGCCGGTGCTCGTCGCCGCCGCGCTGTTCCGGCTGCCCGCGGTCTATGCCCCGCACCGGGCGACGGTGGCCGCGGCGCTGGCCGTGGTCGCGACGTTCGTCCTCTACAGCCTCGCCAAACAGCCGCTCGCCATCGCCGATGCGTCGGACTTCGCGCGCCTGGGCTTCCACGAACGCGCCGCCATCACTCTCGCAATCGCCGCCGCCGGGGTCGCAGTTCGCCTCAAGACCCCGTTGCAGCGCACCGGCGCGACGCTCGTCGTCCTGGCCATCGGCCGCTTCGTCTGGTTCGACCTCTTCCTGCTGAGCCCGCTGCACACTCCCCAGAGCGTCGGCGCCATCCCGCTGCTCAACACCGCGGTTCTCCTCCCCGCGCTGCTTGCCTTCGCTGCCCGCATGATGGCGTGGCGCAAGACGATGCTCGCACTCACCCTGGTCGCGGTCGTCGCCGCGGTCCGCCAGGCGACCCATGGCGCCCTCCTGACCGGTCCGCTCGGCAGCGGTGAAAACTGGCTTTATTCCGCCGCCCTCTTGGGCCTCGCGATCGTCTGGCTGTGGCGCGGTCTGGCCACCCACGACCGCACCACCCGTATCGCCGCGCTCGGCTTGCTGACCGCCGCCACCGTCAAGGTCTTCCTGATCGACGTCGCGGCGCTGGGCGGCCTGCTGCGCATCCTCAGCTTCCTCGGCCTCGGCCTCGCGCTGATCGGCATAGGCTGGACGTACAACCGCGTGATCGCCCAACCCAAAGCCGAACCGCCTCAGCCCAGCTCATAG